From Drosophila santomea strain STO CAGO 1482 chromosome 2R, Prin_Dsan_1.1, whole genome shotgun sequence:
acaaatgtaCAAAAGAAAAGCTCAACCACAAAGCTaaaataaagccaaaataaataaaaaacaaatcgaaaagcTGCCTGTTTCAAttacttgttgttgttgcccccATCCGCACTTGAAATCTAATCAAATGTCAAATAAATATGACGGAAAAGGTAAATGATATCGTTGCCAGATCCGTCAAATATCAGCAATAGTAATACCCATATCATATAATACCATATCGTGCTGTCGGTAGAACACGGACCCCAACTAACAAATTGGCCACTGGATTTGTGACTCAAGGGGGCAGAGATTAATTATCGAGGGCTTGTGGAAATACAGTAGAAACTGCCTAAGGTAGTTTGTTACACTTATAGGATGCCATTTTGTTTTAGGTCAAGtatttaatggcatttactTAAGGTAGTAGTATGGTCATCTGCAAAAATTCCCAAGTAGTAGCTCTAGGATTTAATCATATTTTGTATGAAACAAAGTTTCATAAATGACATCTAGATATTTTGTTATGCAAGGTAAGTATTGTTATCAATgagaaatcaaatgaaaagtaaaagtagTTCTTGGAACTGTCTGGCCTAACccatatacatacgtatgcaATTGTCGTGAATATAAAGAACGCAGAAAGTAACCGTGAGTAAGCAGACTTGCAAACGTTTACTGATAAGGGGATACCCAAAGCCACAGACTTTGTGATAAGTCACAGTGCGTCACTGTAGAGCACTAACTCTCGATTTTTTTGCATGTACATAAGGAAAAATTACTGCCCAACTAAACAAACACTTTTTTGCGTAGTTTGTTTACAAAACAATGATCACGATGTCTACGTTGGCATGTCTCCTTATCTTTTCAGGCTGATCATACCGTACGTTAGTTGCCATCTCACAGTGGTTGgcaaaaaagtaaacaaaaccTGATTAACTCTCCTTTTCTAGAGACTGAGAATATGCATCATCATGCAAAGTAAGTAAATTTCAGCATTTAAAAGCCGTTTCTCTAGCGTTTCCCGAACCAGTCGTATTCGAATAGCAGCCGCCCCAGTATGGCGTTGACTTACATCCTCTTCCAAGTGGCGGTCGCCCTACTGGCGATCTTCACCTACTATCTCTACCGCAAACTAACATATTTTAAGCGTCGAGGGATTCCTTTCGTGGCACCGCATCTCCTCAGGGGAAACATGCAGGAACTGCAAAAGACGAAAAACTTCCACGATACACTCCAAGATCACTACAACAAATTCAGGGAAAGCAAGGCACCATTTGTcggatttttctttttccagaATCCCACAGCATTTGTGATAGATCTTGACCTGGCCAAGCAGATACTGATTAAAGACTTCTCGAATTTCTCGAACAAGGGTATATTCTACAACGAAAAAGATGATCCCATTTCGGCGCATCTCTTCAATCTGGACGGTGCCCAGTGGCGTTTGCTAAGGAACAAACTATCCTCGACCTTCACATCCGGTAAAATGAAGTTAATGTATCCGACCGTAGTGTCCGTGGCCAATGAATTTATGGCCGTGATGCACGAGAAAGTGCCAAAAAGTGCAGTTCTGGAGATACGTGACCTGGTGGCCAGGTTTACGGTGGATGTGATCGGAACCTGCGCCTTTGGCATCAAGTGCAACAGTCTGCGAGATGAAAAGGCCGAGTTTCTGCACTTCGGAAAGAGGGCATTGGTGGAAAAGAAACATGGTACTCTATTGAATGGCTTCATGCGCAGCTACCCCAAGTTGGCCAGGAAATTGGGTATGGTTCGAACTGCACCGCATATTGATCAATTCTATCGCCGAATTGTCACCGAGACTGTGACGGTGCGAGAAAAGGAGCACATTAAGCGCAATGACTTCATGGACATGcttattgaaatgaaaaatcaaaaggAACTGACTCTCGAAAATGGCGATGTGGTCAAAGGATTAACCATGGAGGAGGTTCTTGCACAAGCCTTTGTGTTCTTCATTGCTGGTTTTGAGACGTCCTCGTCCACCATGGGATTTGCTCTATATGAAATGGCACGGAATCCGCACGTCCAAGATAAGGTTAGGGCTGAGGTGGAGGAGGTCATGGAGCAACATGCCCAAAACTTTACCTATGAGTGCACTAAGGATCTTAAGTACCTTAACCAGGTTATAAATGGTAAGTAAATCATCACTTCAAATAATTATATCCCACTGATTTTGAAAATATCCTTGCAGAAACTCTGCGACTCTACACCATTGTGCCCCATCTGGATCGAATGGCCGCCAAGCGTTACGTGGTTCCCGGTCATCCGGAATTCGTCATCGAGGCTGGCCAATCGGTCATCATTCCCTCATCCGCCATCCACCACGATCCCAGCATTTACCCCGAACCCTTCGAGTTCCGACCCGAGCGATTCTCCCCCGAAGAATCATCTAGCCGACCCTCGGTGGCCTGGCTGCCATTTGGAGATGGTCCGCGGAACTGCATTGGCCTGAGATTCGGACAGATGCAGGCTCGCATTGGACTCGCTCTGCTCATCAAGAACTTCAGATTCTCCACGTGCTCGAAGACGCCCGATCCTCTGGTCTATGACACCAACTCATTTGTGCTGGGCGTGAAGGACGGAATCTATCTGAAGGTGGAGGTCGTCTAAGAAATGgactgaaattaaattaaaagccaaaGCTTCTAGAAACTAGCAGATAAATTGCCGATATTGCCATATAATTTGAGTGCTCTCACTTGGTTAGTTATTAAGAAAGGTGTTAGGTTTAAGGTAAATTTCttgaatgcaataaaaatactattattaataatattatgtaTTCCAGATCTTGAATGTGGCGTATTTTACCATCGTTACTAAACTAACATCTAATTTATCAGCTAGTCAGAATTCACACAAATACCCGTGTTAGGTTTGCGATTGCGACTGCTAGTATTTTGTTTCTTGGTCACAATGACCGCTGCTTTTCGAGCTGGTCTATTTAAAAGCGCGACAAGCTTTTGCAATCTCAGTACGTATCGGACGTTTGACAAACGCTGTAGCGAAAACGATAACCGTCGTACCGAAATTCagcatatataatatataccCTGTGAATCATGTCGGTTGGAGCAGTCCTGCTGACAGCGCTGCTGGCGCTAGTTGGCTACCTGCTGATGAAATGGCGAAGCACGATGAGGCACTGGCAGGACTTGGGTATTCCCTGTGAGGAGCCTCACATGCTCATGGGCAGCATGCTGGGCGTACGAACTAAGCGTTCTTTCAACGAGATCTGGACGAGCCATTACAAAAAGTTCCGTGGAACCGGACCATTCGCCGGCTTCTATTGGTTCCGCCGGCCGGCTGTTTTGGTGCTGGAAACATCGCTGGCCAAGCAGATCCTGATCAAGGAGTTCAACAAGTTCACGGACCGCGGCTTCTTCCACAATCCCGAGGACGATCCATTGTCGGGTCAGCTCTTTTTACTCGATGGCCAAAAGTGGAAGTCCATGAGGAACAAGCTCTCCTCCACGTTTACGTCCGGTAAAATGAAGTACATGTGTCCCACCGTGGTCAAGGTGGCTAATGAATTCATCGATGTCTTTGGCCAATCTGTGGCGAAGTCACCTGTTGTCGAAGTGAAAGAGCTTTTGGCGCGATTCACCACAGACGTTATTGGCACCTGTGCCTTTGGCATCGAGTGCAGCAGCCTGAAGGACCCCGATGCAGAGTTCCGAGAGATGGGTCGACGGTCCCTAACGGAGCAGCGCCTGGGACCAGTTGGAGTCGGATTCGTCAATAGCTTCCCCAATTTGGCGCGTCGCCTCCACATGAAAATGACAGCGGAGCCCATTGAAAAGTTCTTCATGCGCATCGTTAGGGAAACAGTGGCCTTCAGAGAGCAAAATAATATTCGTCGCAACGACTTCATGGATCAGTTGATCGATTTGAAAAACAAACCACTGATGATGTCCCAATCCGGGGAGAATGTTAACCTTACCATCGAGGAGATCGCAGCGCAGGCTTTTGTATTCTTTGCGGCTGGTTTTGAAACCTCGTCGACCACCATGGGATTTGCCCTCTATGAACTGGCCCAGCATCAGGACATTCAGGAGCGGGTGAGGGAGGAGTGCCAGGAGGTTATTAAGAAGTGCAACGGGGAGTTGAGTTACGAAAGTATGAAGGACTTGGTCTATTTAGACCAGGTTATATCGGGTATGTAATATGCATGTGCGTTTTCAAACCATCTCTAACTTTTCTATGTTCCATAGAAACCCTTCGATTGTACACCGTTCTTCCCGTCCTGAATCGCGAGTGCCTGGAGGACTATGTGGTTCCTGGACATCCCAAATACGTAATCAAAAAGGGAATGCCTGTTTTGATCCCTTGTGGAGCCATGCACCGCGATGAGAAACTGTATGCCAATCCAAACACCTTTGACCCCGACAACTTCTCCCCCGAACGTGTGAAGGAACGCGATTCCGTGGAGTGGCTTCCATTTGGCGATGGTCCGCGGAACTGCATCGGGATGCGATTTGGTCAAATGCAGACCAGGATTGGATTGGCTCTCCTGATTAAGGACTTTAAGTTCTCAGTTTGCGAGAAGACAACCATTCCCATGAAATACAAGAAAGAACTGTTCCTTATTGCCAGTGAATCTGGCATTTATCTTAAGGCTGAGCGAGTGTAATGCCTTTTTAATAAACGGTGAATAGCATATATCGATACAAGCATCTTTGGACTCAGCTTTTAATGCAACCATACACCTGTTGACAACTCATGCTCTTACTAATTGTATTCCATCTCACAACTGGTTAGGGGTCAACCCAAACCAGATTCGACCGTTCAGAAAATAAAGCCCAAAAGTAGACTATGGTAACagaatttatataatttcaatttggtttCGATTATTGCGTATATCAACataaataacttttttttttttaaaattcgtaaatttttaaatgataGATTGATTTGATAATTGTGAAATATTGGAAACCATTGCAAAGACCGATTCCCAAAAGGTTTTTTAATTGTATCTGATCGTTTAAAAAAGCTAGATTTCCAGCATCCAAACAATTATATTTTACACAGctaatatgtacatatatgtatacatatatacacacaaataAAACGGGTATGACGAAATCTAAAAAACATTTCCTGGCGAGTCTACTCGTTTATAAACAATTAATGTTCTCTTTTAAATTAGTTGGCTTATTTACGCGGGCAAATGAAGAGTCCAAAAGTGTGATCCATATGTAAAATGCCGTCTCACGTTATATTGGATATATGTACAAGCGTTCCGGGAAATTTTCTCTTTTCTATTTCACCTCAATGTTCTTCTAAGATGCGTAAATTACTCTTCATTCACCGATATTATTTTTCTAGCATCAACTTTATCGTACTTTTTACCAGTGTCTGGCTTCACATGTAAAATGGTTGATATTAGaccatttattttgtttaatttccactCTTTTTGAATGAGTAACGATGACATCGGtgttattacattttttgttcgTTCAGCTTGACATACATAACTTAGTTTAAAGTGATTGTGCAATAAGACTAGactcatatatatttttaaaattaagatTTTAATATCTGTTGCCTTTGCGAGGTTTATTAGTAAAAACATATTGTTTTGCATAATAATAGCACAGATCGATTTTCTACCTGAGTAACGTAATTGACgtgttattttatttcaccTTCGACGTAGAATGCAACAGTAATCAAGACAAGTTTATTAGGCTTTAATTCCCATTTTTAGCAAAAGAAATTCTCTTTTTTTAGATGAAttagaaaaaacaaaattaagctTTTAGCTAAATTGCAATACATAGTGTAATAAAGTTATAGTATACAAAGCTCTCCAAGTATAATCTGTAATTAAAAGATCTccaaatgtatgtatatatatatccagTTCATAAGACCTTGTTCATTCTACTTGatctttattaaataaatatcttattgttacgattcaaaacattttttttgaaatCTCAAACTAAGCTACGAATAAATATACAAACTGAATTACCAATTTTAAAAGCTTATACACATGACCGTAGGTGAGGCCAAAGGTTATTATTAACTGCATGTGAAAAACTATGAAAAACTATCACAACGTTATAATCTAAAAATACATTCATTgaagtattattattattgggTGTTAGTATTTGCGTCGCAAGAACAAGGCTTTAGCAGAATGATTCATTATCTTTACAACTTTCCCACTCTACTGACTTTCAAGTGAATTCCGTCCTTCGAGCTCATCAGAATATCATCGGTTCTATACACCAATGGGACGACAGTTTTGGTGGGGTGCAGCTCAAACTTGAAGTTGTGGATTAGCATGGCCATGCCAATTATAACCTGCATGCGTCCAAATCGAAGTCCAATGCAGTTCCTGGGACCGTCTCCGAAGGGCAGGAAAGTGCAGGCAGGACGCTGTTGCACCTGGTCCTCATCAAAACGCTCGGGAATAAACTTCTCGGGCTCTGGATAAAACTCCGGATCGTGATGTATGGCCAGTGTGGGGATGATGACTCCAGTGCCTTTTTCGATGTAATATTTCGGATTTGTATGCTCGTAGCGTTGAGTTGCAATGCGTATTAAATGGGCGACGACAGGACGTTTCCTCATGGTTTCTGTAAAGCAAATTGAAGTAATTTTAAGAAGATATAAGCTATCTTAATGACTGGTAGTCCACGTAGTGACGAATCTTAGTTGTGGGAAACTTACCATCAATCACCTTTTCCAAATAAGTCAACTCTCGCATGCTGTCGTAATCCAATTTGCCATTATGTTTTTTCATTACGGCATCAATTTCGATTCTAAGCTTATCCTGAACATCCTGATTGCTGGCCAGCTCATAAAGTGCAAATCCCATTGATGTGGAACTGGTCTCAAACCCAGCCAAGAAGAATATGAATGCCTGGGCAGCGATTTCATTGAAAGTCAGCCCGTTTGCCTTGTCGCCATTATCGTacttcaatttcatttcaatcaGCATATCCATGAAATCGTTTCTCTTCACATTGTTCTTGATGCGATAATCAACAGTGTCCCGGATGATGTTCATGTAGAAGTCCTCGACCTTTTGCACAGTCGCCTTCATTCGCAGCTTGGCCGCCAGCTGGGGGGCTCCGAACAGTAGTAGATCCATGGACTTGCCATAGCGCCGCTCGGTAATCGCAGCAGTTCCCATTTGGACAAACTCCGCCTTGGGATTCGACAAACTGTGGCAGTCCAAGCCAAAGGCGCAGCTTCCGATGACGTCGGCGGTGAAACGGGCCAGCAAGTGTGTGATCTCCGTGGATTCGCTACTGGCACTAACCGTTTGATCAAACACCCGTATCAGCTCATCGCCCACGGTCAGGATGGTGGGAAACATGGACTTCATCTTGCCAGAGGTGAAAGTGGGCGTCAGTTTCTGGCGCAGAGTCTTCCACCTCTGACCTTCGACATTCACTAGGTTGGCGGACAGGGGATCGTCGCGTTCGTTGTGAAATACACCGCGATCGTGAAACTTCTCAAACTCCCGAATCAGCACGGTCTTAACGAAATCAATATCGGCCACAACCACCATCTGCTTGAAGTACATATAAAATCCCACGAATGGACCGTCGATCTTGTTCTTGTACTTGTTGTAGGTATTCACGAAAATTTGCGACAGTTGAACGGTTTTCATCAGCTCGCTGGTATTACCGAACGGAATTTTGGGCTTATCGTGGGGAATGCCGCGGCGCTTCCAGTAGTTAAAGTGCTGGTGCACATACCACGCCGCGAAGGTGATGACACCGATCAGCAGTACGATCAGAATGGCCATTTCGGAGCAACTGAAAATGCAAACAGCGGTCTCCACCTTTTATACCCGACTATCTTACTCTTTCCGGTAAAGAGAGTTAGGAGAGATAAAGAGTACAAAAGTCCATTCAGGTGTATTTGTATGCTCTTACGATCTCCCCTCTATCACTCACCTTGTGAGTTTGCTATCCATTTAATCTATTTTTACTATTACTTGTTTATCACACTTGCAGAGTTCATGGTCCAAAAAAGTTACTATTATATctataagcaaaaaaaaattttagataaataaaatgtgcgAGTCATCGTTGCTGGCACATTTCTTGTTTGCCTTAGAGAAGATAATTGCTCTCGACTTTTGGTCcaatgttaattttatttattttcactaTTTAAACTTATTTGTTAGAGTTGCAGAGTGGCACAAAATTTAATACATGTTTGTTTATTCACATAggtaaaattttaaaataatttaaaaaaagcaAGTCATCGTTACTGGCGCAATCCTGTTTGCCACGGAAATGACTCACAAGTTTATGTTTAATGTAACTTTCTGTAGTATTATATGCTGTTCAAATTCTTTTCTTTACATTGATATCCGttgtattaatattttatcAGATTAGCATGATTACAAAATTAACCATTCATAGACCAGAATCCTACCCGATTATGAATTAAGTTGAGATAGGTTAGGGTATGTTTTTATATAGGCCATAAACCAGAAGACTCTTAAATATAAACTCTTAAAGAGAAAAATTCTCAGCTAGATGACTAGTAAACAAAGAGGCAAGCAATAGCAACACAATAAACAAATGATTTGTTTTGAATCTAATAATGCGAATGGCGTTTCTCTCGTTTTTTGCTAGCAGTGCAAGCTTTTTTGATTCCAGTAGGTTTATGAAGCTCCACTGGACTACATTTGCGATATATTTCGCAACGGCAAAACCATATTGATTACCGCACCCAAGCTGATGTCATGGGTGTTTATATAGTACTATTTACAATTGTGGTGGTGCTAGTGGGATATCTAGTACTGAAATGGCGTCGTACCCTTCACTACTGGCAGAACCTGGACATTCCCTGCGAGGAACCCCACATCCTGATGGGCAGCCTGACGGGAGTGCAGACCAGTCGATCATTCAGTGACATCTGGATGGATTACTACAATAAGTTCCGTGGCACTGGACCCTTTGCGGGCTTCTACTGGTTCCAGCGACCGGGAATACTCGTGCTGGATATAACGCTGGCAAAGCTCGTCCTGATTAAGGAGTTCAATAAGTTCACCGATCGTGGTTTCTATCACAACACGGAGGACGATCCCCTGTCTGGTCAGTTGTTCCTGCTAGATGGACAAAAGTGGAAGAGTATGAGAAGCAAGCTCTCCTCCACGTTTACGTCCGGAAAAATGAAGTACATGTTTCCCACCGTGGTGAAGGTGGGCCATGAGTTCATCGAAGTCTTTGGCCAAACGGTGGAAAAGTCGCCTGTTGTTGAGGTCAAGGATATCTTGGCCAGATTCACCACCGACGTAATCGGCACGTGTGCCTTTGGCATTGAGTGCAGTAGTCTTAAGGATCCAGAGGCCGAGTTCAGGGTAATGGGTCGTCGAGCCGTCTTCGAACAACGCCACGGACCGATTGGGATTGCATTCATCAATAGCTTCCAAAATCTGGCACGCAAACTGCACATGAAAATTACCCTGGAGGAAGCCGAACACTTCTTCCTCCGGATTGTCAGGGAAACAGTGGCCTTCAGGGAGGCGAACAACATCCGTCGCAACGACTTTATGGATCAGCTAATCGACTTAAAGAACAGTCCACTGACAAAGTCCGAGTCTGGGGAAAGTGTGAGCCTCACGATCGAGGAAATGGCCGCTCAGGCTTTCGTCTTCTTCGGAGCTGGCTTCGAAACCTCGTCGACCACCATGGGATTCGCCCTCTATGAACTGGCCCAGCATCAGGACATTCAGGAGCGGGTGAGGGAGGAGTGCCAGGAGGTTATTAAGAAGTGCAACGGGGAGTTGAGTTACGAAAGTATGAAGGACTTGGTCTATTTAGACCAGGTTATATCGGGTATGTAATATGCATGTGCGCTTTCAAACCCTCTCTAACTTTTCTATGTTCCATAGAAACCCTTCGATTGTACACCGTTCTTCCCGTCCTGAATCGCGAGTGCCTGGAGGACTATGTGGTTCCTGGACATCCCAAATACGTAATCAAAAAGGGAATGCCTGTTTTGATCCCTTGTGGAGCCATGCACCGCGATGAGAAACTGTATGCCAATCCAAACACCTTTGACCCCGACAACTTCTCCCCCGAACGTGTGAAGGAACGCGATTCCGTGGAGTGGCTTCCATTTGGCGATGGTCCGCGGAACTGCATCGGGATGCGATTTGGTCAAATGCAGGCCAGGATTGGATTGGCTCTGCTGATTAATAACTTCAAGTTCTCCGTTTGCGACCAAACTACAATACCAATGGTATACAGCAAAAAGACTTTCTTAATATCAAGTGACACAGGTATCTTCTTGAAAGTTGAACGCGTTTGAAACTTCGATTTTTAAACTTATCATTATTTTgctatctatctatctaaaTATAAAAACGACTTATCAGTGTATAACCGATGGTAGCATGATTGTGGTTAACTATTATaagttggcttttattttagatattgtatggttttttaaaaaaagatTTAAAGTTATCGGTTTATTTTCTGGGTGATTTTTTGATATAATAAAGGCTTTTTAGTATTTTAAAGGAGTACGTATTAATCTTTGAAAACATAATTTTGGTGACAAGCGGCTCTTTAACATAACATTTTTAAGACGTTTGGTAAAACAGATTTCTTAAAAtgataacaaaaacattttaaaacttaCTTATTCAATAATATACACTAATTAACTAACAACGGaaacaactaaataaataacactttAGTCTCTCACTACCTTGGAGACATTGAGATGGATTCCTGCTTCGGAGCCCAGCAGAAGGTTCTTGGCTGTGTATTTCATCGGCACTGGCGTCTCGGGATGCAATTCGAACCTGAAGTTGTGAATAAGCAGGGCCAACCCAATGACGACCTGCATCCGTCCGAATCGAAGTCCAATGCAATTTCGGGGACCAGCTCCGAAGGGTAGGAATGCGCAGGTGGGACGCTTCTTCACCTGCTCTTCATCGAAACGCTCTGGGATGAACTTTTCCGGCTCCGGATAAAACTCGGGGTCATAATGGATGCCCATGGTGGACACCAGCACTCCAGTGCCTTCCTCGATGAAATACTTTGGATTACTGTGCTGGTATGGCTTGGTGGCAATGCGAGCCAAGTGGGCAACCACAGGATGTTTCCTTAGCGATTCTAGGCACATAACATATGCAGTTTATTATTGAAAACTATACCATGC
This genomic window contains:
- the LOC120446686 gene encoding cytochrome P450 6a8 — encoded protein: MALTYILFQVAVALLAIFTYYLYRKLTYFKRRGIPFVAPHLLRGNMQELQKTKNFHDTLQDHYNKFRESKAPFVGFFFFQNPTAFVIDLDLAKQILIKDFSNFSNKGIFYNEKDDPISAHLFNLDGAQWRLLRNKLSSTFTSGKMKLMYPTVVSVANEFMAVMHEKVPKSAVLEIRDLVARFTVDVIGTCAFGIKCNSLRDEKAEFLHFGKRALVEKKHGTLLNGFMRSYPKLARKLGMVRTAPHIDQFYRRIVTETVTVREKEHIKRNDFMDMLIEMKNQKELTLENGDVVKGLTMEEVLAQAFVFFIAGFETSSSTMGFALYEMARNPHVQDKVRAEVEEVMEQHAQNFTYECTKDLKYLNQVINETLRLYTIVPHLDRMAAKRYVVPGHPEFVIEAGQSVIIPSSAIHHDPSIYPEPFEFRPERFSPEESSSRPSVAWLPFGDGPRNCIGLRFGQMQARIGLALLIKNFRFSTCSKTPDPLVYDTNSFVLGVKDGIYLKVEVV
- the LOC120446687 gene encoding probable cytochrome P450 6a21 yields the protein MSVGAVLLTALLALVGYLLMKWRSTMRHWQDLGIPCEEPHMLMGSMLGVRTKRSFNEIWTSHYKKFRGTGPFAGFYWFRRPAVLVLETSLAKQILIKEFNKFTDRGFFHNPEDDPLSGQLFLLDGQKWKSMRNKLSSTFTSGKMKYMCPTVVKVANEFIDVFGQSVAKSPVVEVKELLARFTTDVIGTCAFGIECSSLKDPDAEFREMGRRSLTEQRLGPVGVGFVNSFPNLARRLHMKMTAEPIEKFFMRIVRETVAFREQNNIRRNDFMDQLIDLKNKPLMMSQSGENVNLTIEEIAAQAFVFFAAGFETSSTTMGFALYELAQHQDIQERVREECQEVIKKCNGELSYESMKDLVYLDQVISETLRLYTVLPVLNRECLEDYVVPGHPKYVIKKGMPVLIPCGAMHRDEKLYANPNTFDPDNFSPERVKERDSVEWLPFGDGPRNCIGMRFGQMQTRIGLALLIKDFKFSVCEKTTIPMKYKKELFLIASESGIYLKAERV
- the LOC120446688 gene encoding probable cytochrome P450 6a20 gives rise to the protein MAILIVLLIGVITFAAWYVHQHFNYWKRRGIPHDKPKIPFGNTSELMKTVQLSQIFVNTYNKYKNKIDGPFVGFYMYFKQMVVVADIDFVKTVLIREFEKFHDRGVFHNERDDPLSANLVNVEGQRWKTLRQKLTPTFTSGKMKSMFPTILTVGDELIRVFDQTVSASSESTEITHLLARFTADVIGSCAFGLDCHSLSNPKAEFVQMGTAAITERRYGKSMDLLLFGAPQLAAKLRMKATVQKVEDFYMNIIRDTVDYRIKNNVKRNDFMDMLIEMKLKYDNGDKANGLTFNEIAAQAFIFFLAGFETSSTSMGFALYELASNQDVQDKLRIEIDAVMKKHNGKLDYDSMRELTYLEKVIDETMRKRPVVAHLIRIATQRYEHTNPKYYIEKGTGVIIPTLAIHHDPEFYPEPEKFIPERFDEDQVQQRPACTFLPFGDGPRNCIGLRFGRMQVIIGMAMLIHNFKFELHPTKTVVPLVYRTDDILMSSKDGIHLKVSRVGKL
- the LOC120446974 gene encoding cytochrome P450 6a9 gives rise to the protein MGVYIVLFTIVVVLVGYLVLKWRRTLHYWQNLDIPCEEPHILMGSLTGVQTSRSFSDIWMDYYNKFRGTGPFAGFYWFQRPGILVLDITLAKLVLIKEFNKFTDRGFYHNTEDDPLSGQLFLLDGQKWKSMRSKLSSTFTSGKMKYMFPTVVKVGHEFIEVFGQTVEKSPVVEVKDILARFTTDVIGTCAFGIECSSLKDPEAEFRVMGRRAVFEQRHGPIGIAFINSFQNLARKLHMKITLEEAEHFFLRIVRETVAFREANNIRRNDFMDQLIDLKNSPLTKSESGESVSLTIEEMAAQAFVFFGAGFETSSTTMGFALYELAQHQDIQERVREECQEVIKKCNGELSYESMKDLVYLDQVISETLRLYTVLPVLNRECLEDYVVPGHPKYVIKKGMPVLIPCGAMHRDEKLYANPNTFDPDNFSPERVKERDSVEWLPFGDGPRNCIGMRFGQMQARIGLALLINNFKFSVCDQTTIPMVYSKKTFLISSDTGIFLKVERV